One Ciconia boyciana chromosome 20, ASM3463844v1, whole genome shotgun sequence DNA window includes the following coding sequences:
- the CRTAM gene encoding cytotoxic and regulatory T-cell molecule, whose protein sequence is MTFTRVLHVVTLFLMQGDFPGAGSETITLKEGEDLNLRCTLSSDDRSARQWLNPHGFAIFLNSQQALRDQRYKLTHYSKDELSIQLSNVTVHDEGVYKCFYYGIPFKSENKTVKVLAAPSNPVLDVSQDTERSVTLSCYTQGCKPQPRITWLLDNGIELPGDTKHKLEADGKKWTTTSTLTVLAYGPNSTASCIIRHQALREEKRMVSFRFEDLPRTVTKTNPAPAALEVDTRVSENEQSTVTAAMSDLNSSTASAPSYPQHTGSEPTPAAAEKEELAGSSSYRVPNGTETAFNGNVTEEELSRTEASLPSENVTAVSIITFEQDLKSEGIQKKENNLLLPILVAALIFVLLIIVLLFMRKLKKAHGVWKRENDVSEQTLESYKSKSNEDSPGHETNGHVVNQKPNVQYVTEGYVETTQKNPRDKNIAVSEELFGCGKETNV, encoded by the exons ATGACTTTCACCCGGGTGCTACACGTCGTGACTCTGTTCCTGATGCAAG GGGATTTTCCAGGAGCTGGCAGTGAAACCATAACTCTAAAGGAAGGAGAGGACCTAAATCTCCGCTGCACCCTCAGCAGCGACGACCGTTCTGCCCGGCAGTGGTTAAACCCTCACGGGTTTGCAATTTTTCTGAACAGCCAGCAGG CTTTAAGAGATCAGAGGTACAAACTTACCCATTATTCAAAGGATGAATTATCCATCCAACTGTCTAACGTAACGGTGCACGATGAAGGCGTATATAAATGCTTCTACTACGGCATCCCATTCAAAAGCGAGAACAAGACTGTTAAGGTATTAG ctgctccttctAATCCAGTACTGGATGTATCCCAAGACACAGAAAGAAGCGTTACACTGTCTTGCTATACCCAAGGATGTAAACCACAGCCCCGGATTACCTGGCTGTTGGACAATGGGATAGAGCTCCCTG GTGACACTAAGCACAAGTTAGAAGCTGATGGGAAGAAATGGACCACAACCAGCACGCTGACAGTCCTCGCCTATGGGCCCAATTCAACAGCCAGCTGCATCATTCGCCACCAAGCATTAAGAGAAGAGAAGCGGATGGTGTCTTTCCGGTTTGAGGACCTCCCTAGGACGG tgacaaaaacaAATCCTGCACCCGCTGCGCTAGAGGTGGACACACGTGTCTCTGAGAACGAGCAATCTACAG tgacCGCAGCAATGTCAGAcctgaacagcagcacagcctccGCTCCAAGCTACCCACAGCATACTG GGTCCGAACCAAcgccagctgctgcagaaaaggaagaactggCTGGTTCGTCGAGTTACCGTGTCCCCAACG GGACTGAAACAGCATTCAATGGCAATGTCACAGAAGAGGAACTTTCCAGGACAGAAGCCTCACTACCAAGTGAAAATGTAACTGCGGTTTCCATCATCACCTTCG AGCAAGATCTGAAATCTGAAGGCATCCAAAAGAAGGAGAATAATCTCTTGCTGCCGATCTTGGTGGCTGCTCTGATTTTCGTGCTGCTCATCATTGTCCTGCTTTTTATGAGGAAGCTGAAAAAAGCTCATGGAGTGTGGAAGAGAG aaaatgaTGTTTCAGAGCAGACGCTGGAGAGTTATAAATCCAAATCTAATGAAGACAGTCCAGGCCACGAGACGAATGGGCACG TTGTCAATCAGAAGCCCAACGTGCAATATGTAACAGAAGGATATGTGGAAACAACGCAGAAGAATCCAAGAGACAAAAACATTGCAGTAAGTGAGGAACTGTTTGGATGTGGAAAGGAAACGAATGTATAG